A single Chryseobacterium sp. DNA region contains:
- the polA gene encoding DNA polymerase I — MDATQDKRLFLIDAYAMIFRGYYALIRNPRLTSKGLDTSAIFGFTNSLIELIRREKPTHLAVVFDVGQASVRTEDFSDYKANRSETPEAIKIAVPYIHRILEAMHIPILGVEGYEADDVIGTIACKAEKEGYTTFMVTPDKDFAQLVTDKIKIYKPGLKGGDIEILGVEEVKAKYEIEDPKQVIDFLAMMGDAVDNIPGLEGVGEKTAMKFLKEFGNIETLLANTDKLKGKLKEKVEASAERGILSKKLATIICDAPVEFHQEQYDLETPDFEKVKEVFDEIEFRRLYENLYRAFAPAPTETIVVSEVEVKQTPSGTEVKGQVMQLDLFANFEELDQATSTKSTIEHNDHLYQFIDNPKAQKKLVDNMLKQKAVCFDTETTSLNELEAELVGMSFSYKKGLAYYIPLSEDKGEVLQTLEIFRPFFEKEDLLKIAHNLKFDYKILKQYDITVKGAMFDTMIAHYLLNPDGRHGMDYLSEVYLNYKPVSIETIIGKKGKKQGNFRDADLRTQTDYAAEDADVTFQLYELFAPQLNKENLEELFYTIEMPLMEVLAKMELAGISLDEKWLAQESIDLENDLRQLESKIFELSGEEFNMNSPKQLGEILFEKMQLDPKAKKTKTGQYATSEDVLQKLASKHEIIKHILEYRTYQKLKSTYVDALPSQIDKQDKRVHTNFSQTTAATGRLASVNPNLQNIPIRTLRGQQIRGAFVSGEGKKIISADYSQIELRLIAEISGEENMIKAFQNGEDIHASTAAKLFKIPLEEVSKTQRSQAKTVNFGIIYGQGAFALAEQTGLSRTEAKQMIEAYFETYPKLKEYMAEQVNKARQLGYVETILGRKRHLKDINSNNFVVRGHAERNAVNAPVQGSAADIVKMAMIKIDRQLDEQQLKTKMLLQVHDELVFESPAEEIEAASKLIRKEMESALETQVPLLVEIGVGENWLEAH, encoded by the coding sequence ATGGACGCAACACAAGATAAAAGGCTGTTTCTCATCGATGCTTATGCGATGATTTTCAGAGGATACTACGCACTGATCAGAAATCCGAGACTCACAAGCAAAGGATTGGATACTTCTGCCATCTTTGGTTTTACAAATTCTTTAATCGAATTGATCAGAAGAGAGAAACCAACTCATCTGGCAGTAGTTTTTGATGTAGGACAGGCAAGCGTAAGAACAGAAGATTTTTCAGATTATAAAGCCAATAGAAGCGAAACTCCTGAAGCTATCAAAATTGCCGTTCCATATATTCACCGGATTTTGGAAGCCATGCATATTCCGATCCTGGGAGTAGAAGGTTATGAAGCTGATGATGTGATAGGAACCATTGCCTGTAAAGCAGAAAAAGAAGGATATACCACTTTTATGGTAACACCGGATAAAGATTTTGCCCAGCTGGTTACTGATAAAATCAAAATATATAAGCCAGGTTTAAAAGGTGGTGATATCGAAATTCTGGGAGTAGAAGAGGTAAAAGCAAAATATGAAATTGAAGATCCGAAGCAGGTTATTGATTTCCTTGCGATGATGGGAGATGCTGTAGATAATATCCCGGGACTGGAAGGGGTAGGAGAGAAAACGGCAATGAAATTCCTTAAAGAATTCGGAAATATTGAAACCTTACTGGCGAATACCGATAAACTGAAAGGAAAACTGAAAGAAAAGGTGGAAGCTTCTGCAGAACGCGGAATTCTGTCAAAGAAATTGGCGACCATTATCTGTGATGCTCCTGTAGAATTCCATCAGGAACAATATGATCTTGAAACTCCTGATTTTGAAAAAGTAAAAGAAGTTTTTGACGAAATAGAATTCAGAAGACTGTATGAAAACCTTTACAGGGCTTTTGCTCCGGCACCTACAGAAACAATAGTGGTAAGTGAGGTTGAAGTAAAGCAGACCCCTTCAGGAACAGAAGTAAAAGGGCAGGTAATGCAGCTTGATCTCTTTGCTAATTTTGAAGAACTGGACCAGGCTACTTCCACAAAATCTACCATTGAACATAATGACCATCTTTATCAGTTCATCGATAATCCAAAGGCGCAGAAGAAATTAGTAGACAACATGCTAAAGCAAAAGGCGGTTTGTTTTGATACGGAGACCACTTCATTGAATGAGTTGGAAGCTGAGCTGGTAGGCATGAGTTTCTCTTATAAAAAAGGTCTTGCATACTATATTCCTTTGTCTGAAGATAAAGGAGAAGTACTGCAGACGCTCGAAATTTTCAGACCGTTTTTTGAAAAAGAAGATTTGCTGAAAATAGCTCACAACCTGAAATTCGATTATAAAATTTTAAAACAGTATGATATCACTGTTAAAGGGGCTATGTTTGATACCATGATTGCCCATTACCTGCTGAATCCCGATGGAAGACACGGTATGGATTACCTTTCGGAAGTGTATCTTAACTACAAACCGGTTTCCATTGAGACCATCATTGGTAAAAAAGGAAAAAAACAGGGCAATTTCAGAGATGCAGATCTTAGAACGCAGACCGATTATGCAGCGGAAGATGCGGACGTAACTTTCCAATTGTATGAATTGTTTGCCCCACAGCTGAATAAAGAAAACCTGGAAGAACTTTTCTACACTATTGAAATGCCTTTAATGGAAGTTCTTGCCAAAATGGAATTGGCCGGAATTTCTCTGGATGAAAAGTGGCTGGCACAGGAAAGTATAGACCTGGAAAATGACCTTAGACAGTTGGAATCTAAGATTTTTGAACTTTCAGGAGAAGAGTTTAATATGAACTCGCCGAAGCAGCTGGGAGAGATCCTGTTTGAAAAAATGCAGCTGGATCCGAAAGCTAAAAAAACAAAAACAGGGCAGTATGCTACTTCAGAAGATGTGCTTCAAAAGCTGGCTTCAAAACATGAGATCATCAAGCATATCCTGGAATACAGAACCTATCAGAAATTAAAATCAACATATGTGGATGCTCTGCCTTCACAGATTGACAAACAGGATAAAAGGGTACACACCAATTTCTCACAGACTACCGCAGCGACAGGCCGTCTGGCAAGTGTAAACCCAAACCTGCAGAATATTCCGATCAGAACGCTGAGAGGCCAGCAGATCCGTGGAGCATTTGTTTCGGGAGAAGGAAAGAAAATTATCTCTGCCGATTATTCCCAAATTGAACTTCGCCTTATCGCCGAAATCTCAGGAGAGGAGAATATGATTAAAGCTTTCCAGAACGGAGAGGATATTCACGCTTCTACCGCAGCAAAACTGTTCAAAATTCCTTTGGAAGAAGTTTCCAAAACACAGAGAAGCCAGGCTAAAACGGTAAACTTTGGAATCATCTACGGCCAGGGCGCTTTTGCATTGGCAGAACAGACGGGATTGTCACGTACAGAAGCCAAACAAATGATCGAAGCATATTTTGAAACCTATCCAAAGCTGAAGGAATATATGGCAGAACAGGTAAATAAAGCCCGCCAGTTAGGATATGTGGAAACTATTTTAGGAAGAAAACGTCATTTAAAGGATATCAATTCCAATAACTTTGTGGTAAGAGGCCATGCAGAAAGAAATGCGGTGAATGCGCCTGTTCAGGGAAGTGCTGCAGACATTGTTAAAATGGCAATGATCAAAATAGACAGACAGCTGGACGAACAGCAGCTAAAGACCAAAATGTTACTGCAGGTCCATGACGAACTGGTATTTGAATCTCCGGCTGAGGAAATTGAAGCCGCTTCAAAACTCATCAGAAAAGAAATGGAAAGCGCTTTAGAAACGCAGGTTCCGCTGTTGGTTGAAATTGGGGTAGGAGAGAACTGGCTGGAAGCCCATTAA
- a CDS encoding protein phosphatase 2C domain-containing protein, giving the protein MCGHGWLLYGMDSHFASALIGKILRKVIIETGYRELYEKNVQYPLEEELKDIIRNLFREISSVKKNLMLDEKELLSTLTVLLYHIRDNRGIVLTIGDGVVCIDGKITAFDHDNKPDYLAFHLSENFEEWYDQLPQKILFDNIKDISIATDGILTFSKIKKTDAEESIHSVDYLMKDRSYNDTEEMLNRKLKTLENHYQLRPTDDLAIIRIIKE; this is encoded by the coding sequence GTGTGCGGTCATGGATGGCTGCTCTACGGCATGGACAGTCATTTTGCTTCGGCATTGATCGGAAAGATCTTGCGTAAAGTAATTATTGAAACAGGATATCGTGAGTTATACGAAAAAAATGTTCAATATCCTTTAGAGGAAGAGCTTAAAGATATTATAAGAAATCTGTTCCGTGAAATTTCATCTGTCAAGAAGAACCTGATGCTGGACGAAAAAGAATTACTCTCCACTCTGACTGTTCTGCTGTATCATATTCGTGATAACAGGGGAATTGTTTTAACCATTGGTGATGGGGTAGTTTGTATTGACGGAAAAATCACAGCGTTCGATCACGACAATAAACCGGATTACCTGGCATTTCACCTCAGTGAAAACTTTGAGGAATGGTATGATCAGCTGCCTCAGAAAATACTTTTTGACAATATAAAAGATATTTCAATTGCTACGGATGGTATTTTAACTTTTTCAAAAATTAAAAAAACAGATGCTGAAGAATCTATTCATTCCGTTGACTATTTAATGAAGGACCGTTCTTACAATGATACTGAAGAAATGCTTAACAGAAAGCTTAAAACCCTTGAAAATCATTATCAGCTCAGACCGACGGATGATCTTGCCATCATTAGAATAATAAAAGAATAA